The genomic interval TTCGACATCCTCCAGTATCACCGGTTTATGGCTGATTGCCTTAGCAATGAGATTGGCCTGTTCAGTGATATCCTGAGACAGGTCGGTTAGTAATATCTGGGTCTCAAGGATGTAGACAAGCGTTATGAAAACAAGAGGAAGAACCAGCAGCAGCGGCAGGATATGGCTGAGAATGAGACGTTCGCGGAGTGTGTGCATGGCTCTCAATCAGGAGGATGAGTCGGGAAAAGTGTTGCCATCGGGCTGTGGCACCAGTTTATAGCCGACGCCGCGTACATTGACGATTCGGGTAGGATTGCTGGAGTCCGCTTCGATCTTTTCCCGCAGCCAGCGAATGTGGACATATACGGCCTGGGGTTCTCCCGAGAATTCCGCGCCCCAGACCTGAACGAGCAGTTCATCGATGGACAGAACCTTGCCAGCTTCAATTGCCAGTGCGTGTAACAGGGCGAATTCTTTGGCAGTCAGGTCTACCGGACGGCCTGCTATGCTCACGGTATGGGCCATCGGGTCGATCACAATGTCTCCCACCTGCAGCGGAGCAGGGGGTGTGACTGCCGGGTCCGTCGCGCGCGCCTCTCTGCGCCGCAACACGGCCCTGACGCGTGCCAGCAACACGTCTGGGTTGAACGGTTTGGTGATGTAATCGTCGGCACCCAGTTCCAGCCCCAGGATGGTATCCAGCTCCCGGCGACGGGCGGTTACGAAGATCACA from Chloroflexota bacterium carries:
- a CDS encoding response regulator transcription factor, with the protein product VEDDDLLRRSLSLQLELVGYQTSTTASAEDGLAVARRDPPDLILLDVGLPGMDGLEALRHFKTGADIPVIFVTARRRELDTILGLELGADDYITKPFNPDVLLARVRAVLRRREARATDPAVTPPAPLQVGDIVIDPMAHTVSIAGRPVDLTAKEFALLHALAIEAGKVLSIDELLVQVWGAEFSGEPQAVYVHIRWLREKIEADSSNPTRIVNVRGVGYKLVPQPDGNTFPDSSS